DNA sequence from the Osmia lignaria lignaria isolate PbOS001 chromosome 2, iyOsmLign1, whole genome shotgun sequence genome:
TTCTTGTAGTGACATTCCACTTATTGCTTTGAGCCTCAATTCTTGACAACGTTTCAAATTTCCAATCGAATCCAAATTTAATGAATCACATTTTATCGACATTGCACTCAGTACTTCTAATTGGGGACAGCTTTTAATAACTTCTTCGACAACCATCACAGGGCATCTACACAATTCTAACTTGACCAGGCTAGTTACACGTGGTATTACTGACAAAAACTTTTTCCAAATGCTATCAGATTCCCCTGCTACAAGCATCTTCCGGAGATCTAAATGTTGGGTGCCTCGTCTTTGTAACGTATCCGCTAAACCATCCCAATCTGTTACTTGACTATTTTTCATTCGTACAGTCTTCCACAAAGAGGGATGCGCGGCCAAGTCTCGCCACATTTTACAAACTCTTGCAGCGCGTAGCAACTCTTGAACCTTCAGATATTGAAATATACGCAGTAACGCGTGATAACCGGCACACACCGAATCCATAAAATGTTGTTGTTGATGTTCTATTTCCTGTTGATTTTTTCTcctgaaattattcaaataaaaatacctTTAGATCATTTCTCTCAGTTATACAGGGGCCTGGCCTATATATAATAAGGGTATCTCGGTTATTAcacgttaattataatttctttgaaataaaatctTAACTTTACACGTTACTATATtcggtatttttattatttccctCATaaacgtatatacatatacctatacatacataatatgtatgtgtgtgtgtatatatagatatatatatgtacactgaATTTTTAAAGAGGCTCTTAAAGGACCAATGATTTACAACAATAATGCCAACTTTGTGATGTATCAAATAAGAAACAGAAGTATAAAAGCCTCTGAAAGAAAAGTGTTGAAAGtgtttacattttaaaatagcataaagatatgaaaataaaaaataaacataaatagGGAATAGAAATAATGTGGAGCAAGGAGTCTAGGATGTTTTTGGGAAAACGCACTAAGAGTTTTTTGTGTTTCAGCTCGCACATGTctttatatctgtaaatataaaaagtaaaaatgaaTTAGATTTTTTTCCACTGAAGCACTTATCAGTAGCTGTATTTGTAATTGTAGCatgaatgtaaataaaattattatgttaaactaaaattttatatctCATTTTTAGTGAACAATTTTCgagtaaataaaagaaagataacttttattaaaatattcataactTTTACTTTGATACTACAGTTACACAATACCTGCAAAAACCAACGATACGTGattgttttattcattttttttttgttttgttttcacATGTCTGAAAAATTTGGCCGCATTTCTAAGAAGCTAAGGCAGTGTGCTTCGATCACAAGATAAaatcaaattcatttttcacCTCGAACTTTTATATTTCCAAATATAATAAACATCGGTATATATTGCATTTACAATACTATTTAAGTAAATTTTATATACGAAATAAAACAAATAGTTGCCTTTTTATCCTATTTCTTTCAATATTATCTAGAACTGTACAAACAGTCTTGCAAAAATTtactgaaatattaaataaaatgaaatagatttctattttatttcaatgataTAACGCATAAAATTAACCACCATAAAAGTAGTCCATGTATCTTGTAAATACAATATGTACAAAGCAACTGCCAAAACCTCAAAAGAGAGTTGCCTTAacttatttaaagaaaatatttaaaaaaggaaataaacaaaaaaagtatatatatatatatatgtaatgttgTTGTGTTTGAGAAACAAACACTTACTTGCTACTTGTTTTAATTGTACCCAAATTACTTAGAACAGACTGATGCGAATCTACCTTTGGTAGATCATTTTTATTAGTTGTATTTGTTATCCTTTCGAGTGATTTACGTTTCACTGATTTCTTCGCTTCTAACGCAACATCTGTCGTCGTATTAGACAAATCATTCTGAGATTTATTTTCAGCCAATATATCTGTtctagtattattattattgcacaTTTCTTCTGTTTCCTCTACTTCAGAATTTGGTGCAGTTTCGGTATACGATACATTTTTCGACATACTTTTTTCGGGTGATTTATCAAGGATATCTTTTctcaatgattttgttgataaagaaGCATGTGACTTTGTAAGCATAGAACTTTCAACGGTATTTGATATATCGGTAAGCGAACCATCCTGAAGTACAGGAGGTTTATCACCAATTTTGTCAGGTTTTACTGTTATAGCTGGCTGAACAGCCATAGCATTATTTTTTGGTACAACGATATACCTTTTACCTCCCATTAGAGCAATATTTTGTGCTGGTTTTGGTATAGTTCCATCGTGACTTTGTAAGAATTCATTTTCTGTCTGAGGAAACCAACTACTCTCTTTCTTATCTAAATTCGAAGGAAAATACGATGTCGTCGAAGAGGATTTTGTTACTTTAGTACTATTTCGCGATTGTGAGTCCGCACCGTCAGATTTCGGAATTCTCTGAAGTTTTGGTGGAGTTAAATTTACTTGATGTTTTGATTTTGCACTCTGTGCGCCTAGCATACTAATCGGTATCAATGGAGGAGGTGTTAAAGATGGATTTTTTTGAGATTGCTGAGATTCATTAGTGTCCTGCTGACAGTTCTACAACAAAATTAACATCTATTAACTTATTTAATAATGTAATTACACTGTCagctataatatatatttttatcttattttacaaaatatacgTGAAAAGAAATTATGTATACTGCTATTCGATTGCATATATAccgtataaaaaaaatttctaattaaaattttcataagaaaataatttgaagaaaggattattttatgttaaaaataaaacctaCCTTACAAACATAATTGTCACTTCCTGTAAATTCCATACCATCAACACATTCAGGATGATATAAACAGAGACACACGCGACATTGTAAGCTTGGTATCAACCCCATACTTGTTGAACATCTTATACTGCATGGTTCTTGAACTTTGGGCCTGTAAGATGTGCGTTGATTGGGGAAAGGAATTAAGGAATAAAACACAAAATTTAAATAAGGATTATAAGGATCAAGGGGAGAAAGGAGGATACAgttatgaaaaatatagaagGAAAAGTTTAAACTATTTCAGAATAAAAATTCGAACTTGTAACTACATAAATGGTATACAGCATGCATTTTAGCATTATCAAAACAAAATCAATTTATCTTTCTCATTTATGCCTATcgaaaaaaaatgtatgtattaaaataatcaggaaacattttatataaaatttaaccaACAAACAAATATTTCTGGTTTAATATAACGATTACTACAAAattatgtataaaataataaaataattttgtaataccaATAACTATTACTCGCAACAAgatacttattttattttcaacatatatatacatatgtatgtatatatctcTTTCTCTCAAATACTTTTCAATATTAGTATACAGACACGAAAATATtcgtttatattttaaataaaaatacttcttttttttttctttctttatgaaATATAGCAAATGCACATGCTGTAAATTTTTCATTGGGCCTTTTCAAAGCACATTAAACATGAATAATAACCATGTTTAATCAATAAGCATTTAGGATACCCTTGGACaatctaatttaattacaatcataaaatataataaatacagaaataattatgtaaaacaCTCGAGTACTTACGTCAGTTGTCTTTTAGGTTTGGGAGGTGGTGGTTTTTCGACAAGTTGTTGACTTCTCCTTGTACTCGTGGTCCGTTGCGGTGGAAGCATCTCACTTTCTTCAGACTGCGATTTTATTTCTGCTATGCATATTGCACAAAAATTCTTGTCaagaaataacaattttacaTACAGAaaacgagaaataaaaaaatttgaatgcTAATAAccaaattttgatttatttattagcGCAAggatttaaaattctaaaaattgaagaaacatcgtcaaaaatcaaaaatagtaaaataataaaaatcaaatactAAACGCAGCAACAAAAATATCTCGTCCAACAgcgaataattagaaaatacatAATATAAATGCATACTTATTTGCGGAGTTTTTTTCGCAGGCACTTTCACTTTAAATCCAGTTGTTGGAGTTTTTGGTGACTTAGTAGCAGCTTTTGTAGGCACTGGTACAGGCATCGACGAAGGTTCTTCTAAAACCCTCCTTACAGGAGTACTTTTCTTATACCCTCTTCTTCCTGGGGTACCCGATCCATATccctattttgaaataaatattagtaTCTAGTTAAATGTTGTATAAATATgagatatgaaatataaatgaaattacatACTCTTATCCTTTTTGCATCCCGAATAATCTCCTTTTCCGGATCATCCAGACCAAGAGGTTCTTTGAAAAATGTGAAGTTATCAATAGTTAACTCTTTAGTAttaactataaaaaaaaaaaaaaaatagtatcattatttctttattttatcatttcgaTTTCAAATCATATAACTGATAATACCGATTATCTTTAGAAATTTTACTTACGAAATTCTGCAACTTCTCTAAAACTTCTGACTTTCTTCCCTTTCGGTGTATAGTAATATATATCGGCCATTCTTTTCAGGCTAGAATCGCTACTTGCTCTAAATACCAATTCTCGTTTCCAACCATATTTAAAAGGTTCTTTGAACGCTGGATTTGTTACATCGACAGCTGCTTTCTGTTTTGTACTTCCTGGACTAACTCCACGCGAAATACGGCTTCCTTTAGACTTTAGAGATGTTGCTGGACTACTGGTAGCTGAtgatgaatttgttgatttaaaCGAAGTTCCATCTGCTTTTTGTACCTCTAATTCAGTCTCCATAGTATTTGGTATACCAATCGAATCTGTTTCAGATTTATcagattctttttctttttttattttgtctaTATCTAACCCATGTTCCGATTCATAACTATGCATTCTACTATCATCCGAATCTTGTTCGTCATCTTTTCTTCCATCATAATTCTTCTTTATACTATATCTAagccgttttgccaattgagcTTCAGCTACTTCAGCTTCAGCTAGAAGAATTCATGTATTTTAATTTGCATAAAAGGGATCAATACATTTATACAAGTTAAATaagtaagaaaatattttctaattaatgttttaaatattgttacattattctaagaaataaatttattttttcattgataatatttaaagaagCATTTGTTTAGACTTAACAATTACTGAAAAACCTTTAGCTGATAAAGTAGAATACCATAATGTAATTTCTGAATGATTATTATAACCAATTAGTTTGCGTGTTGAATataataaagcaataattaccaataccaattaattttttcaacacATAACTTCCACGCTGCAACTCATTAGCTCCTTGAATATCAAATCCAGTGAATTCCATTGACTCCTCTGAACTAACATCATCGGGCTCCGAAAGCTTTCGCTTGCGTCCTTTTATATTTAACATTGTATCACTTTCAATAATACTAG
Encoded proteins:
- the LOC117605990 gene encoding uncharacterized protein LOC117605990 isoform X6 — encoded protein: MDGVNVNGGNADEARDNPNLEAGSMPDLQETQDKVETTIKVDSQEVNGDVKGSPKKGRKRKLSEPDDVSSEESMEFTGFDIQGANELQRGSYVLKKLIAEAEVAEAQLAKRLRYSIKKNYDGRKDDEQDSDDSRMHSYESEHGLDIDKIKKEKESDKSETDSIGIPNTMETELEVQKADGTSFKSTNSSSATSSPATSLKSKGSRISRGVSPGSTKQKAAVDVTNPAFKEPFKYGWKRELVFRASSDSSLKRMADIYYYTPKGKKVRSFREVAEFLNTKELTIDNFTFFKEPLGLDDPEKEIIRDAKRIRGYGSGTPGRRGYKKSTPVRRVLEEPSSMPVPVPTKAATKSPKTPTTGFKVKVPAKKTPQITEIKSQSEESEMLPPQRTTSTRRSQQLVEKPPPPKPKRQLTPKVQEPCSIRCSTSMGLIPSLQCRVCLCLYHPECVDGMEFTGSDNYVCKNCQQDTNESQQSQKNPSLTPPPLIPISMLGAQSAKSKHQVNLTPPKLQRIPKSDGADSQSRNSTKVTKSSSTTSYFPSNLDKKESSWFPQTENEFLQSHDGTIPKPAQNIALMGGKRYIVVPKNNAMAVQPAITVKPDKIGDKPPVLQDGSLTDISNTVESSMLTKSHASLSTKSLRKDILDKSPEKSMSKNVSYTETAPNSEVEETEEMCNNNNTRTDILAENKSQNDLSNTTTDVALEAKKSVKRKSLERITNTTNKNDLPKVDSHQSVLSNLGTIKTSSKRKNQQEIEHQQQHFMDSVCAGYHALLRIFQYLKVQELLRAARVCKMWRDLAAHPSLWKTVRMKNSQVTDWDGLADTLQRRGTQHLDLRKMLVAGESDSIWKKFLSVIPRVTSLVKLELCRCPVMVVEEVIKSCPQLEVLSAMSIKCDSLNLDSIGNLKRCQELRLKAISGMSLQEDLTPLQELTQLTQLSLTSVKELGKKKIDIIQALVNLEALELGECSDFPDKFGTTVLIKLQKLERLRLEKGQGSCCTFNILEGVSKLQNLNQMELVNFDVKNGFDKCLANCKNIKRLLIIPTYISQSATSNNMVLGGVTELSNNLTHFVWGVTLELLRVTELFVDQCNLMSKQVTGDSIPVLKPVPCLKLIEDVEDENDNQKGDDKQQPNLTNPQVDILPLPQLQKLLLTALPKTRVKILKIPFHATWRQSISDTATQ
- the LOC117605990 gene encoding uncharacterized protein LOC117605990 isoform X2; this translates as MDGVNVNGGNADEARDNPNLEAGSMPDLQETQDKVETTIKVDSQEVNGDVKGSPKKGMIPHIREKLCKFKANSTSIIESDTMLNIKGRKRKLSEPDDVSSEESMEFTGFDIQGANELQRGSYVLKKLIGIAEAEVAEAQLAKRLRYSIKKNYDGRKDDEQDSDDSRMHSYESEHGLDIDKIKKEKESDKSETDSIGIPNTMETELEVQKADGTSFKSTNSSSATSSPATSLKSKGSRISRGVSPGSTKQKAAVDVTNPAFKEPFKYGWKRELVFRASSDSSLKRMADIYYYTPKGKKVRSFREVAEFLNTKELTIDNFTFFKEPLGLDDPEKEIIRDAKRIRGYGSGTPGRRGYKKSTPVRRVLEEPSSMPVPVPTKAATKSPKTPTTGFKVKVPAKKTPQIKIKSQSEESEMLPPQRTTSTRRSQQLVEKPPPPKPKRQLTPKVQEPCSIRCSTSMGLIPSLQCRVCLCLYHPECVDGMEFTGSDNYVCKNCQQDTNESQQSQKNPSLTPPPLIPISMLGAQSAKSKHQVNLTPPKLQRIPKSDGADSQSRNSTKVTKSSSTTSYFPSNLDKKESSWFPQTENEFLQSHDGTIPKPAQNIALMGGKRYIVVPKNNAMAVQPAITVKPDKIGDKPPVLQDGSLTDISNTVESSMLTKSHASLSTKSLRKDILDKSPEKSMSKNVSYTETAPNSEVEETEEMCNNNNTRTDILAENKSQNDLSNTTTDVALEAKKSVKRKSLERITNTTNKNDLPKVDSHQSVLSNLGTIKTSSKRKNQQEIEHQQQHFMDSVCAGYHALLRIFQYLKVQELLRAARVCKMWRDLAAHPSLWKTVRMKNSQVTDWDGLADTLQRRGTQHLDLRKMLVAGESDSIWKKFLSVIPRVTSLVKLELCRCPVMVVEEVIKSCPQLEVLSAMSIKCDSLNLDSIGNLKRCQELRLKAISGMSLQEDLTPLQELTQLTQLSLTSVKELGKKKIDIIQALVNLEALELGECSDFPDKFGTTVLIKLQKLERLRLEKGQGSCCTFNILEGVSKLQNLNQMELVNFDVKNGFDKCLANCKNIKRLLIIPTYISQSATSNNMVLGGVTELSNNLTHFVWGVTLELLRVTELFVDQCNLMSKQVTGDSIPVLKPVPCLKLIEDVEDENDNQKGDDKQQPNLTNPQVDILPLPQLQKLLLTALPKTRVKILKIPFHATWRQSISDTATQ
- the LOC117605990 gene encoding uncharacterized protein LOC117605990 isoform X3; the encoded protein is MDGVNVNGGNADEARDNPNLEAGSMPDLQETQDKVETTIKVDSQEVNGDVKGSPKKGMIPHIREKLCKFKANSTSIIESDTMLNIKGRKRKLSEPDDVSSEESMEFTGFDIQGANELQRGSYVLKKLIAEAEVAEAQLAKRLRYSIKKNYDGRKDDEQDSDDSRMHSYESEHGLDIDKIKKEKESDKSETDSIGIPNTMETELEVQKADGTSFKSTNSSSATSSPATSLKSKGSRISRGVSPGSTKQKAAVDVTNPAFKEPFKYGWKRELVFRASSDSSLKRMADIYYYTPKGKKVRSFREVAEFLNTKELTIDNFTFFKEPLGLDDPEKEIIRDAKRIRGYGSGTPGRRGYKKSTPVRRVLEEPSSMPVPVPTKAATKSPKTPTTGFKVKVPAKKTPQITEIKSQSEESEMLPPQRTTSTRRSQQLVEKPPPPKPKRQLTPKVQEPCSIRCSTSMGLIPSLQCRVCLCLYHPECVDGMEFTGSDNYVCKNCQQDTNESQQSQKNPSLTPPPLIPISMLGAQSAKSKHQVNLTPPKLQRIPKSDGADSQSRNSTKVTKSSSTTSYFPSNLDKKESSWFPQTENEFLQSHDGTIPKPAQNIALMGGKRYIVVPKNNAMAVQPAITVKPDKIGDKPPVLQDGSLTDISNTVESSMLTKSHASLSTKSLRKDILDKSPEKSMSKNVSYTETAPNSEVEETEEMCNNNNTRTDILAENKSQNDLSNTTTDVALEAKKSVKRKSLERITNTTNKNDLPKVDSHQSVLSNLGTIKTSSKRKNQQEIEHQQQHFMDSVCAGYHALLRIFQYLKVQELLRAARVCKMWRDLAAHPSLWKTVRMKNSQVTDWDGLADTLQRRGTQHLDLRKMLVAGESDSIWKKFLSVIPRVTSLVKLELCRCPVMVVEEVIKSCPQLEVLSAMSIKCDSLNLDSIGNLKRCQELRLKAISGMSLQEDLTPLQELTQLTQLSLTSVKELGKKKIDIIQALVNLEALELGECSDFPDKFGTTVLIKLQKLERLRLEKGQGSCCTFNILEGVSKLQNLNQMELVNFDVKNGFDKCLANCKNIKRLLIIPTYISQSATSNNMVLGGVTELSNNLTHFVWGVTLELLRVTELFVDQCNLMSKQVTGDSIPVLKPVPCLKLIEDVEDENDNQKGDDKQQPNLTNPQVDILPLPQLQKLLLTALPKTRVKILKIPFHATWRQSISDTATQ
- the LOC117605990 gene encoding uncharacterized protein LOC117605990 isoform X5; this encodes MDGVNVNGGNADEARDNPNLEAGSMPDLQETQDKVETTIKVDSQEVNGDVKGSPKKGRKRKLSEPDDVSSEESMEFTGFDIQGANELQRGSYVLKKLIGIAEAEVAEAQLAKRLRYSIKKNYDGRKDDEQDSDDSRMHSYESEHGLDIDKIKKEKESDKSETDSIGIPNTMETELEVQKADGTSFKSTNSSSATSSPATSLKSKGSRISRGVSPGSTKQKAAVDVTNPAFKEPFKYGWKRELVFRASSDSSLKRMADIYYYTPKGKKVRSFREVAEFLNTKELTIDNFTFFKEPLGLDDPEKEIIRDAKRIRGYGSGTPGRRGYKKSTPVRRVLEEPSSMPVPVPTKAATKSPKTPTTGFKVKVPAKKTPQITEIKSQSEESEMLPPQRTTSTRRSQQLVEKPPPPKPKRQLTPKVQEPCSIRCSTSMGLIPSLQCRVCLCLYHPECVDGMEFTGSDNYVCKNCQQDTNESQQSQKNPSLTPPPLIPISMLGAQSAKSKHQVNLTPPKLQRIPKSDGADSQSRNSTKVTKSSSTTSYFPSNLDKKESSWFPQTENEFLQSHDGTIPKPAQNIALMGGKRYIVVPKNNAMAVQPAITVKPDKIGDKPPVLQDGSLTDISNTVESSMLTKSHASLSTKSLRKDILDKSPEKSMSKNVSYTETAPNSEVEETEEMCNNNNTRTDILAENKSQNDLSNTTTDVALEAKKSVKRKSLERITNTTNKNDLPKVDSHQSVLSNLGTIKTSSKRKNQQEIEHQQQHFMDSVCAGYHALLRIFQYLKVQELLRAARVCKMWRDLAAHPSLWKTVRMKNSQVTDWDGLADTLQRRGTQHLDLRKMLVAGESDSIWKKFLSVIPRVTSLVKLELCRCPVMVVEEVIKSCPQLEVLSAMSIKCDSLNLDSIGNLKRCQELRLKAISGMSLQEDLTPLQELTQLTQLSLTSVKELGKKKIDIIQALVNLEALELGECSDFPDKFGTTVLIKLQKLERLRLEKGQGSCCTFNILEGVSKLQNLNQMELVNFDVKNGFDKCLANCKNIKRLLIIPTYISQSATSNNMVLGGVTELSNNLTHFVWGVTLELLRVTELFVDQCNLMSKQVTGDSIPVLKPVPCLKLIEDVEDENDNQKGDDKQQPNLTNPQVDILPLPQLQKLLLTALPKTRVKILKIPFHATWRQSISDTATQ
- the LOC117605990 gene encoding uncharacterized protein LOC117605990 isoform X4 is translated as MDGVNVNGGNADEARDNPNLEAGSMPDLQETQDKVETTIKVDSQEVNGDVKGSPKKGMIPHIREKLCKFKANSTSIIESDTMLNIKGRKRKLSEPDDVSSEESMEFTGFDIQGANELQRGSYVLKKLIGIAEAEVAEAQLAKRLRYSIKKNYDGRKDDEQDSDDSRMHSYESEHGLDIDKIKKEKESDKSETDSIGIPNTMETELEVQKADGTSFKSTNSSSATSSPATSLKSKGSRISRGVSPGSTKQKAAVDVTNPAFKEPFKYGWKRELVFRASSDSSLKRMADIYYYTPKGKKVRSFREVAEFQPLGLDDPEKEIIRDAKRIRGYGSGTPGRRGYKKSTPVRRVLEEPSSMPVPVPTKAATKSPKTPTTGFKVKVPAKKTPQITEIKSQSEESEMLPPQRTTSTRRSQQLVEKPPPPKPKRQLTPKVQEPCSIRCSTSMGLIPSLQCRVCLCLYHPECVDGMEFTGSDNYVCKNCQQDTNESQQSQKNPSLTPPPLIPISMLGAQSAKSKHQVNLTPPKLQRIPKSDGADSQSRNSTKVTKSSSTTSYFPSNLDKKESSWFPQTENEFLQSHDGTIPKPAQNIALMGGKRYIVVPKNNAMAVQPAITVKPDKIGDKPPVLQDGSLTDISNTVESSMLTKSHASLSTKSLRKDILDKSPEKSMSKNVSYTETAPNSEVEETEEMCNNNNTRTDILAENKSQNDLSNTTTDVALEAKKSVKRKSLERITNTTNKNDLPKVDSHQSVLSNLGTIKTSSKRKNQQEIEHQQQHFMDSVCAGYHALLRIFQYLKVQELLRAARVCKMWRDLAAHPSLWKTVRMKNSQVTDWDGLADTLQRRGTQHLDLRKMLVAGESDSIWKKFLSVIPRVTSLVKLELCRCPVMVVEEVIKSCPQLEVLSAMSIKCDSLNLDSIGNLKRCQELRLKAISGMSLQEDLTPLQELTQLTQLSLTSVKELGKKKIDIIQALVNLEALELGECSDFPDKFGTTVLIKLQKLERLRLEKGQGSCCTFNILEGVSKLQNLNQMELVNFDVKNGFDKCLANCKNIKRLLIIPTYISQSATSNNMVLGGVTELSNNLTHFVWGVTLELLRVTELFVDQCNLMSKQVTGDSIPVLKPVPCLKLIEDVEDENDNQKGDDKQQPNLTNPQVDILPLPQLQKLLLTALPKTRVKILKIPFHATWRQSISDTATQ
- the LOC117605990 gene encoding uncharacterized protein LOC117605990 isoform X7, yielding MDGVNVNGGNADEARDNPNLEAGSMPDLQETQDKVETTIKVDSQEVNGDVKGSPKKGMIPHIREKLCKFKANSTSIIESDTMLNIKGRKRKLSEPDDVSSEESMEFTGFDIQGANELQRGSYVLKKLIAEAEVAEAQLAKRLRYSIKKNYDGRKDDEQDSDDSRMHSYESEHGLDIDKIKKEKESDKSETDSIGIPNTMETELEVQKADGTSFKSTNSSSATSSPATSLKSKGSRISRGVSPGSTKQKAAVDVTNPAFKEPFKYGWKRELVFRASSDSSLKRMADIYYYTPKGKKVRSFREVAEFLNTKELTIDNFTFFKEPLGLDDPEKEIIRDAKRIRGYGSGTPGRRGYKKSTPVRRVLEEPSSMPVPVPTKAATKSPKTPTTGFKVKVPAKKTPQIKIKSQSEESEMLPPQRTTSTRRSQQLVEKPPPPKPKRQLTPKVQEPCSIRCSTSMGLIPSLQCRVCLCLYHPECVDGMEFTGSDNYVCKNCQQDTNESQQSQKNPSLTPPPLIPISMLGAQSAKSKHQVNLTPPKLQRIPKSDGADSQSRNSTKVTKSSSTTSYFPSNLDKKESSWFPQTENEFLQSHDGTIPKPAQNIALMGGKRYIVVPKNNAMAVQPAITVKPDKIGDKPPVLQDGSLTDISNTVESSMLTKSHASLSTKSLRKDILDKSPEKSMSKNVSYTETAPNSEVEETEEMCNNNNTRTDILAENKSQNDLSNTTTDVALEAKKSVKRKSLERITNTTNKNDLPKVDSHQSVLSNLGTIKTSSKRKNQQEIEHQQQHFMDSVCAGYHALLRIFQYLKVQELLRAARVCKMWRDLAAHPSLWKTVRMKNSQVTDWDGLADTLQRRGTQHLDLRKMLVAGESDSIWKKFLSVIPRVTSLVKLELCRCPVMVVEEVIKSCPQLEVLSAMSIKCDSLNLDSIGNLKRCQELRLKAISGMSLQEDLTPLQELTQLTQLSLTSVKELGKKKIDIIQALVNLEALELGECSDFPDKFGTTVLIKLQKLERLRLEKGQGSCCTFNILEGVSKLQNLNQMELVNFDVKNGFDKCLANCKNIKRLLIIPTYISQSATSNNMVLGGVTELSNNLTHFVWGVTLELLRVTELFVDQCNLMSKQVTGDSIPVLKPVPCLKLIEDVEDENDNQKGDDKQQPNLTNPQVDILPLPQLQKLLLTALPKTRVKILKIPFHATWRQSISDTATQ
- the LOC117605990 gene encoding uncharacterized protein LOC117605990 isoform X1, producing the protein MDGVNVNGGNADEARDNPNLEAGSMPDLQETQDKVETTIKVDSQEVNGDVKGSPKKGMIPHIREKLCKFKANSTSIIESDTMLNIKGRKRKLSEPDDVSSEESMEFTGFDIQGANELQRGSYVLKKLIGIAEAEVAEAQLAKRLRYSIKKNYDGRKDDEQDSDDSRMHSYESEHGLDIDKIKKEKESDKSETDSIGIPNTMETELEVQKADGTSFKSTNSSSATSSPATSLKSKGSRISRGVSPGSTKQKAAVDVTNPAFKEPFKYGWKRELVFRASSDSSLKRMADIYYYTPKGKKVRSFREVAEFLNTKELTIDNFTFFKEPLGLDDPEKEIIRDAKRIRGYGSGTPGRRGYKKSTPVRRVLEEPSSMPVPVPTKAATKSPKTPTTGFKVKVPAKKTPQITEIKSQSEESEMLPPQRTTSTRRSQQLVEKPPPPKPKRQLTPKVQEPCSIRCSTSMGLIPSLQCRVCLCLYHPECVDGMEFTGSDNYVCKNCQQDTNESQQSQKNPSLTPPPLIPISMLGAQSAKSKHQVNLTPPKLQRIPKSDGADSQSRNSTKVTKSSSTTSYFPSNLDKKESSWFPQTENEFLQSHDGTIPKPAQNIALMGGKRYIVVPKNNAMAVQPAITVKPDKIGDKPPVLQDGSLTDISNTVESSMLTKSHASLSTKSLRKDILDKSPEKSMSKNVSYTETAPNSEVEETEEMCNNNNTRTDILAENKSQNDLSNTTTDVALEAKKSVKRKSLERITNTTNKNDLPKVDSHQSVLSNLGTIKTSSKRKNQQEIEHQQQHFMDSVCAGYHALLRIFQYLKVQELLRAARVCKMWRDLAAHPSLWKTVRMKNSQVTDWDGLADTLQRRGTQHLDLRKMLVAGESDSIWKKFLSVIPRVTSLVKLELCRCPVMVVEEVIKSCPQLEVLSAMSIKCDSLNLDSIGNLKRCQELRLKAISGMSLQEDLTPLQELTQLTQLSLTSVKELGKKKIDIIQALVNLEALELGECSDFPDKFGTTVLIKLQKLERLRLEKGQGSCCTFNILEGVSKLQNLNQMELVNFDVKNGFDKCLANCKNIKRLLIIPTYISQSATSNNMVLGGVTELSNNLTHFVWGVTLELLRVTELFVDQCNLMSKQVTGDSIPVLKPVPCLKLIEDVEDENDNQKGDDKQQPNLTNPQVDILPLPQLQKLLLTALPKTRVKILKIPFHATWRQSISDTATQ